One Magnetococcales bacterium genomic window, TGGGAGCCTGCGGAAAATTGGTCCAACTCGTCCCGGTTGAGTTCATATTTGCGGACCAGATTTTCCGCCGTACAGCCCATGTGATAGTCGTTAAAAACATCCCACAGACCATCGACGATCATGGAATCCTTCATTTTCCAATCGCCCATTTTGGCGCCGTTGCGGGAATTTTCCAAAACATGGGGGGAGCGGGTCATGTTTTCCTGGCCCCCGGCCACAATCAGATCGGCATCGCCGCAGCGAATCGCCTGGGCGGCCAGATGGACCGCCTTGAGGCCCGAACCGCACACTTTATTGATGGTCATGGCGGGCACGGTGACCGGCAAACCAGCGCCGAGGCAGGTTTGGCGGGCGGGGTTTTGGCCGACACCGGCGGTGAGCACCTGGCCCAGGATCACCTCATCCACCTGATCCGCCGCCACGCCACTGCGCTCCAGCAGGCCGGAGATGACTTTGGCGCCCATTTCACTGGCAGGCATATTTTGCAGGGTACCTAAAAATTTGCCAATGGCGGAGCGACCGGCTGCAAGGATGACCACATTTTCCATTGTTGATGCCTCCAAAAGGGTGCTGCTGTAGTGAATAGGGGCTCCTGGGTTGTTTGACTCAGGGGCTTAAGTTCCATGTTTTCAAGGTGTTGGATAGTCTGGTTGGATCTATCCGGACAGCTGAATACAAAAAAAATGTGTTTTTCACGGCATGCGAATGTGCATCACTCACATAAATACATCGGTATTTCCTACTATAATTTCACCGCCCGGTCCATGCCTGAAGAGGATCAATTGTGTGAAAATTTGATGGACAGTCATTTTTTTCACGCAAAATCAGTGTATTAGGTTTAATGTGAAAAACCGACTTTTGCCGGAGAAAAAGCGCGTGTTTGAGAAAGGGAATTGGTTTGAGAGGGTGGAGGAAGGGGGTTTATTGATAAATGTTCGAAACAGAAGGAAAAATGAGAAAGGCCGGAGAGACGATTGCCTCCCCGGCCCAGACACCTGTTATCAGGATGGTGGCTGATGAACAACTCCCACCAAGGTGTCTCCCCAGTTAAGGATGGCAGACGCCTTGTGAATGGCGTCTGCCAACCGAGTGAACTGATTTTTGATGCTGCTTATGCCCCGATGTAGCCCCGCTCGTCGTGGAGGGAGATATCGAGTCCCATGATTTCACTCTCCTCATCCACCCGCAGGCCCAGGGTGGCATCGATGATTTTGAGGAGCAGGAAGCTGATGATGCCGCAATAGACCGCTGTCACCACCACACTCATGGTCTGGGCCGCTACCTGCCCACTCATGGTCATCCCTTCAGCCAGCCCCACACCACCCAGATCAGCGGAGACGAAGACGCCGGTGAGGATGGCACCGACGATGCCGCCGACACCGTGGACACCGAAGGCGTCGAGAGAGTCATCGTAGCCCAGCTTGCGTTTCATGGTGGTCGCACTCCAAAAGCAGACAAAGCCTGAGATGGCACCGATGGCCAACGCTCCCATGGGCCCAACGAATCCCGAGGCCGGGGTGATGGCGACAAGCCCGCCCACAGCACCGGTCACAATACCCAGGACACTCGGTTTGCCGTGACGCACCCACTCGGCGAACATCCAGGCCAGCGCCGCCGTGGCGGAGGCCAACTGGGTCACCACCATGGCCATGCCCGCCGTGCCGTCTGCCGCCAGTTCACTGCCCGCATTGAATCCAAACCAGCCCACCCATAGCATCCCAGCACCAATCACCGTCAGGGGCAGGTTGTGAGGAGGCATGGCGGTGGTGGGAAAGCCCCGGCGCTTGCCGAGAACCAGTGCCGCGACCAGGCCCGCTACACCGGCATTGATGTGCACCACCGTACCTCCTGCAAAGTCCAGCACCCCGTGATCTCCCATCCAGCCACCACCCCACACCCAGTGACAGACCGGGATATAGACCAGGGTGACCCAAAAGGTGAGGAAAATCAGCATCGCCGAAAATTTCATCCGCTCCGCAAAGGCCCCCACGATCAGCGCCGGGGTGATGATGGCGAAGGTCATCTGGAAGGTCATGAACACCCCCTCCGGGATGGTGCCGGAGAGGGAATCGGGGGTGACCCCCAAGAGAAAGGCTTTATTGAGACCGCCAATCACGGCATTGACTGAACCGCCATCTTCAAAGGCTAGGCTATAGCCGTAAACCGCCCAGAGCACCGTCATCAGCGAGGTGATGGCGAAACATTGCATGAGCACGGAGAGAACATTTTTGGCCCGTACCATGCCCGCATAAAAAAGCGAGAGGCCGGGGATGGTCATGAAGAGCACCAGGGCCGTTGCGGTCAACATCCAGGCGGTATCACCGGAGTTGAGTTGGGCGGCTTCTTGTGCATGGGCCAGGGTGGGGATGAATAGGGTCGGGGCCAGTAGAGCCAGGGACCATTTTCCGGGGGTGTGCATGATATCCTCCTTGATAGCTGCTTCGAGCACGTTTTAGAGCACGTTGTCGCCGGTTTCGCCGGTACGGATGCGCAGGGCCCGTTCCAGATCCAGCACAAATATTTTGCCGTCGCCGATGCGACCGGTATGTCCCGCCTTTTGGATGGCCTCCACCACGCCCTCCACCATATTTTCAGAAACAGCGGCTTCGATTTTGAGCTTGGGCAAAAAATCCACCTGATATTCCGCGCCGCGATAGAGTTCGGTATGACCTTTTTGTCGACCAAACCCACGCACTTCGGTTACGGTGATGCCCTGGAGCCCCACCTTGGTGAGGGATTCCCGAACTTCGTCCAGCTTGAATGGTTTGATGATGGCGATGATCCACTTCATGATATCCTCCTTGCCCGTAACCGCATTTTTCATCAGCCCGGCTCCATGCTGGGCTACCGGGGGAAACCTCCGCCCGGATGTTGGCTATAGGGCATAAGGCGTGCCATGTTTTGTATGATGTTGAAAATCAAGTAAAATATAAGAATTTCAGAGTAAAAAATCTTCTCTGAAAGTATGGGTTGCATAATTATTGATCACGCTTGTTGGTGTGGTGTTGGGCGGGTGATTAAAAATTAACCAGATCGAGGGAATCATGGAGCATCGTGCCTATTTTATTGTCGGAGATTTTTTTTCCTGCATCGTGACAGGGGGAATGACCGGCTGGTTGGTGACCGGCTGGGTGGGGAGTGGCTGGTCGATGTTTGGGGGAATGCTGCTGGGCATGGGGGTCGGAATGGGGTTGGCCTTTTTGCTCTCCCCGATTTTCATGACCTTTTTCGGAGCCATGGAGGTGATGGTGCCCGGCATGTTGAGTGGCATGTTGGGGGGGATGGTGGTGGGGATGGGGGTTCCAGGTGATTCTCTGACCGCTCTGGATGGTTGGATTCAGGGGGGTGTGGCGGGGGGGGTGGTGGTGATGGCGACCTATGCCATGAACTGGCAGGTGAAAGGAGTGAGACCATGAACCAGCCCTCTGACCATGACCAGCCTGAGGGGGGGAGCGACAACAAGCCCCGGATCAGTGCTGAGGCGATGGCTGCCGAGACCCAAAAAAAATGGGATTTTTCCGCCGGATTTTTCGACATCATCGCCTACGGTGCGGAGTTGCGCTGGGGGCCGGAAAAAAAGGCGCTCTACCGATCCATGTCCGGCAAGGTGCTTTTCGTCGCCATGGGGACCGGTCTTGATATTGCCCAGTTTCCGCCGAATCAGGATATCATCGGTGTTGATATCAGCTCTAAAATGTTGGCCAAGGCCCAACCCCGGGCGGACAGCTATCCGGGGAGCTTGACATTGATGGTGCAGGATGTGCTGGCGCTGGATTTTGCCGATGACAGTTTTGATCAGGTTTTTACCGCCTGCACCTTCTGCTCTGTGCCCAATCCTGTGGCGGGGTTGCGCTCCTTGAAGCGGGTGTTGAAGCCCGGAGGCCGCCTCAACATGTTTGAACACACCGGCTCCCGCATTCCTCCCTTCAATATGATGCTCAACCTGATGAATCCCCTCTGTCGGCAGATGGGACCGGAGGTCAACCGCCCTACGGAGGAGAATGTCCGGGCGGCTGGTTTTGAGATTTTGGAGGTGAATCACATCTATTTGGATATCGTCAAGACCATCCGAGCCGTGGCGCCGGGGTGAGTCGGATGATTTTGGCAACCCCCTGGACTTTGCTGGAAAACCCTGCTGTTGTGTCCGGTAAATTCATTTAAAATCCCGGGAAGTCCACTGCTGGAAAGGGCGTTTTCCATGATGGTAAAAGGGTTTTTGTGCTCCCTATCATCCCCGTGGTGACGCGAGCCTGCCATTGCGGTGGAAGCTCCTGTGGGCTATTAATAGCGCGATTCCAGGCCCAGGTCTTCAGCCTGAGGGCCGTTACCAACCCCAGCCATGCAACCGGGGGGTGCCATGGGTAGATCCTCTTTCTTTTCAACGCTCGTTTCCGCCCTCTGGACCCTGACGCTGATCAGCGTCTCGGTTTATGCGGGTTATTATGTCGCGCTGATTCTGGATTGGTCCATTGTCCAGAGCTACATCACCCTTCCCGGGTTTTTAAGCGTTCCCCTGGAGTATCAGACCGAGACCCCCATCATTCGCACGTTGGCCGGGGTGATTTCCGGATTTTTGCTCTTCTTCATCATCTGCTATGTCTGGCAGGCCTTCTGGGACGCCTTTCGCCTGGGAATGGTCAGCCGCTCCCTGCGGGTGGCGATGAAAAAGGGCCGTC contains:
- a CDS encoding class I SAM-dependent methyltransferase, producing the protein MNQPSDHDQPEGGSDNKPRISAEAMAAETQKKWDFSAGFFDIIAYGAELRWGPEKKALYRSMSGKVLFVAMGTGLDIAQFPPNQDIIGVDISSKMLAKAQPRADSYPGSLTLMVQDVLALDFADDSFDQVFTACTFCSVPNPVAGLRSLKRVLKPGGRLNMFEHTGSRIPPFNMMLNLMNPLCRQMGPEVNRPTEENVRAAGFEILEVNHIYLDIVKTIRAVAPG
- a CDS encoding P-II family nitrogen regulator, with the translated sequence MKWIIAIIKPFKLDEVRESLTKVGLQGITVTEVRGFGRQKGHTELYRGAEYQVDFLPKLKIEAAVSENMVEGVVEAIQKAGHTGRIGDGKIFVLDLERALRIRTGETGDNVL
- a CDS encoding ammonium transporter — its product is MHTPGKWSLALLAPTLFIPTLAHAQEAAQLNSGDTAWMLTATALVLFMTIPGLSLFYAGMVRAKNVLSVLMQCFAITSLMTVLWAVYGYSLAFEDGGSVNAVIGGLNKAFLLGVTPDSLSGTIPEGVFMTFQMTFAIITPALIVGAFAERMKFSAMLIFLTFWVTLVYIPVCHWVWGGGWMGDHGVLDFAGGTVVHINAGVAGLVAALVLGKRRGFPTTAMPPHNLPLTVIGAGMLWVGWFGFNAGSELAADGTAGMAMVVTQLASATAALAWMFAEWVRHGKPSVLGIVTGAVGGLVAITPASGFVGPMGALAIGAISGFVCFWSATTMKRKLGYDDSLDAFGVHGVGGIVGAILTGVFVSADLGGVGLAEGMTMSGQVAAQTMSVVVTAVYCGIISFLLLKIIDATLGLRVDEESEIMGLDISLHDERGYIGA